Part of the Zingiber officinale cultivar Zhangliang chromosome 6A, Zo_v1.1, whole genome shotgun sequence genome, AAATATTCAATGATATAAACCTGATATAAAGGTTTATCTGATATAAAGGCTCTCCTTCAATAAAACCAAACGAGGCAGTTTTTATTTAATACTGTGAAATTTGACCAAGTGACCATTTATCACGAAAGCTTAAGTTAGAAATGATATAAACCTATATAGCTGTGTTCTTTAGACCTCCCATGTATGCAGGCAGGTGGTGAACCTGGCAGCAATTTGGACACTCTCCGAATTTTTTGGTATTATCTAAACCCAAGCCTATGGATGATAATGTGTCCCAAATAGTTGCATTCCATAGGAACCCGACCCATTTAGTCAGGTTCGATTATCTGTTCATACTAATAATCAAGTTATATTATTGATGTAACTGAGTTACAGTTAGCTTCGTATGTACATAAAAGTGGGTACCTGTAGGAACATAAGTGCCCAAAACAGGTAGTTAATCATGCGCTCTGCGATACTTGCAATAAAACGTTGGTGGCATTTTTTTCACGTGTTGTACAGACGAACTTTACCTGCCATGTTCTCTTAGTTGGACTGGTATATGATGAAGTTTGAAGGGTGCTTTCCTATCCTTCTCTCAATCTTCTtaatctatattttttattttctttaaagcaTAATATATGTCCATTCACTTTAAAATgacctattttttttatttcttatagaCATTAGCACTGCTGTTCAATGTGATGGCTGATGTTTTTGGAAAGAACTCACAGCCTGCTGTTTCTGCCGAAGCATCCGATATTAGGGACCTTATTGACTTCTTGTGAGTTTGATATCCTTTTTAGTTGGCTTTCATTGGTTAAAATCTTGTTCTATTTTGCAATAttcaattaattattatttttatcatcataatgaaattatatttgtCCGAACCATTAAGATTCAATGCAAGACTAAATCTATTAAGTTATTTTCTGCTACGATTTAATTTTCATTTGTGATATTCATTATCATCATCAAGTTGTTTATCCCAATGCACTTAAATCTGATCCCTTTAATTAAATCACATTTCTCTATATggacttatattttctttggtCTCTCGTACGCTTTTAACTTTTACGCTTTCCACTCTCAATTCTCTAACTCTATAGATTCTATTGATTAACTTCaatttattttctctcattttatcAACTATTACTGGAGCTACACTAATACCGTTAACTCTTCTGCTGACTCAACAAATTCTCTATTAGTTATCATTGAATCCATCCCAACTAATAGATTCAACTATTTCAACTCTGTAGAATATCATTTATGAATCATTATTAATTAAAGCTACTCTTATTTACTCTcagaaatttgatttttaatatgGAATGTACAAACCAGGCACCATGCTGTGATGTATGAAGGACAAGGTGGACCTGTACAGAACCATAGCAAACCTAAAGTGGAGATCCTCACACTGTGTGGCAAAGTCATGGGACTTTTGAGACCTGATGTTCAACACCTCCTTTCTCACTTGAAGATTGATCAGACTTCCTCCATCTATGCAGCAACGCATCCCAAGCTAACTCAAAATTCAGCTTGATCAATTAACGTAATCTAACATATTGACACTAATATACATGAAGCGAATGTTTCctatttttcttcttgtcataAAAATGTGATTAGTATACGCGTGTCTGTGTTAATTAAGTGATTGTTAGGCCACGTGAAGGATATCAGTCGAATTCGACTCTAACACAAGGTAAACTCTGAAATGTggattgatgccatgatagttaaCTATGTTTTCATAGGCAGGTCAGTTGACAGAATGTAAAGTATTGTggaatgtttatttattttatatgttttttactattaaactaaTATAAATGGGCTCATGGCAATTgacattttgttttaaatttaattagttgcATAGCCTCTCAAATTCAGGCTTAAAATCACTAAaaagtttaagaatttttaaacatTCTAAAATAACATCATGTAACATTTTGGAATAAAATTCTTGGTATTATATTTGTTATTATTGTCTTtagcaaaataataataataaaagtagtAAATTAGTGTTTAACATGGGATATCCAGTTCTTTGGGCTGATTAATTTTGTTGTCTTCATAGTCTGTCTCCACTTTATTATAATAAAGCTGTCATTATCTAGCTGATACCGTGGAGATAATAAATAGTACGCCCATGCACGTATGAAGATAAAAGTGATGACTTCATTATCAATTAATTACATATAttgatggcaaaaggtgaatacgttcgtcccAGTGTCCTCATCAATTCGTCCCAGGATCAACacggtaaaataaaataaaatctaatttGTTGTAGACTCTTAGATGTAGACTCATTTCATTGCTTATGAATAACATAAAATCTACAAGTCGATGTGTTTACGAATATgtaaactaattaattaaagtAGATAATCATTAAATGAGATTAAAATGCATTTTTTTAGCTCAAAATTATTATTGTCGATGTGTTTTCTTTATGATTACATGAGTCAGTGACAGTGCAATCCCGCATTAAGTGAAGTACAGAAATTTGGGACGGATTGGTGCACGGTAAGAGATGCCTAAGCGTAATCATCTTTCTATAATTGAGGTACAGTAACTCTGGTGTCCTTACCACCCTCAGCTTGGtgcaaaattttcaaaaccagcgaaaaaataatttaaaaaattggaGGTGTGTTTTCTTACAATTAGCGACGGTGAGGGCACTCTTAGCATCAAAAGGGCTAGGTGCCTGGCAGCTATAATCAGTAGCTCCGTCCTGGGAGAGAAAAGAtccggattttttttttaatgatcaaaagtatttaaaaaataatccggatatgatctcttatattGAATCGAGGTAAGCACACTCGTAATAGCAAAAGATGAATACACGTGCTTCTAGTAACTAACACATAAATTATTTATCTCGATTTTAGAGACCGAATTCTCTGGACTACTTTTTACGATCCACGGAATAATCCCTTTATATGCATTGATGGATAGATAACCCTCATTTATAAAATAAGTAGGGACCATTCATCCTTACTAATACATACAAAAAGATCATTCTCTAAACCGCAAAAAGTGATCCAGAAAATCTCAAATTATACGCTAACCACTAGATCATTCCGAAGACAAGCGCACTCAAGACCATATACAATGAGTCCACGGCAGAAAATGTAATTTCCCTTTTACAAAAATGTAATTTCCCTTTTACAAATAAATTCTCATAAGAATTAGGGTGAAAAGCAAAACATGAGGCTGCTATTAGTTAGTGTTGACATAGAAAGTGTGTGAAACATTGTACTAACAGAAACTCTTTAACTAAATAAGCTGATAAAAACATAATGAAGGATTGAAATCGACATCAGCATGATGAGTTCAACTGCTCCATAATCTGAAGCAGCTCCCTCGCAAACTTGTCATCCACCGGTGACCATCTGCAGCAGAAATATACCATCGACTTGGGAATGTCATTCTTGTTCTTCATCCTATATTTACAATCTTCGTTCGAACAAACACTAACATGGAAGGAGCGCAGCTGCAGATGAGCTGGAGCAACTTGAATGTTCGTACAGTCTATTTTTGCTCTAAATTTCACCAGCAAACTATGAAGGGAACTGCGATTTTCTGCAGAATTTACATCTTCTGTAGTCGAACTCGTTGGCACATCCACCACCATGAGAGAACTCTCACAAAGTGAGATGATATTTGCTTCGTTTGTTGCCAGCTCCATGGTACTGAATTCCACAGGGCAGCAAAGGGCATATAGTACTTTATGTTCTTCTAGTCCGAGAGTATGTACAAGCTCATCCTCATCGATGATCTTTGCGGTTTTAGTTTTCTCCATCACGAGGATGCCTTGGGCACCTGAAGCTTCATTGGAAGTCGAGCATGAAATGAGCAGCTTGTCATCTGTTTTACCAAGTGCGGAAGTAGAACACCTGCGGATGAACTTCTTTGTGGCACCTACTTTGACACTAGGGGTGGTAGGAATCAGCACTATTTCGTTGTTGGCTGGATAACAGCATGGTATCCGCAGCTCAGATTGAATTCTTTCTCGTAGTGAGGCCATCTTCGGCTTTTCACCATGTACAAGCATCACATGTTTAGGAGAGAGGAATCCAATAAGATCCATGATCCCTTTAGCATCCGTGTGAGGACTGAAAGATAGTTGATGGATCTGCATGGTGAGACAGTTGATTACTACAATGAGGACAACGTCAAGAATAATTAAGTTGCTGCTTTGaccaaaaaggaagaaaagagaggtggTATTTTGAGATTAGGAATGTAATTGGAGATTCCGCTCATGCTGAATGGTATATTGACAGTAATCTAAAAGCTGTTGGATGGTTTTGGGTTCGTTTCCAGCATGAAGTCTGGCATCCTCATTTCATCTATATAAAAACCTAGAGAGGCTAATAAGAGATTCAATTCTAATGAAGCCGACAGAGTGTTTAATCTCCATTTTTGATGTTGTCATCATAGTGTTTAATCTCTCTCCATTTCTAATGAAGTAATTACAGCATTTTAAGTTTCCAGTTTAATAGATTGCACTCCTTTTAAGTATAGAATTTATGGTCTTATCCCTTCATGCTTAAAAGACATATCTACTAAATAATAAGGGGCAAAATTATCGAGGTTAAGCCAGGATAAAAATAGTATTAGATAGGCCTAAAACATTTCCAAATTTCATCGAAATACTGCAACAATTCAAACTCATGTTGCCAAAGAAATACTTTAATCGTGTTGCAGATACGAAGAAACACAAAAGCAAAATGTTGAAAAAGCAACATATTGGTAAGTCCAGAACTTGGAAGTTTATGTGGTTTCTTCATTCAGATCTATTTCTGAGTTCTCTTTGATCTCCCTCTACAAGACTACCGCTTACACATTTCAGTGTAATAGATTTGACTGTTTCAAATAAAGCATAGACTTGAAACATTGACTGGACCTCTTATCCTTGATGCTTTAAAAACTATATCGACTAAATAATATGAGGCGGGGTAAAATAGTATAAAGTTGAATTGAAATATTCCCAACACGAAGAAACAcgaactaaattttgaaaaacaacgTATTAATAAGTCCAGAACCTGGCATCTAACATCGATCTGGGTTTCTTTGTCCAAATCTACTTTGGTTGGCTTTCCCGACATCAGTTTATGCCCTATGGTCCCTGCAACACAGTATCTGGAAGATGGAAAAGAATGTTAATGAACcagaaaagaaaatacaaaaacaacAGGAAAATAAGAAATTGGTTCACATATGATCAAATCATACAGATCATGGCAAACTAGTGAAGTATCCAGAAATAGACTACTACTAGATAAATAAAATGCccatatttgattgatgaaaaggATAAGTATGAATTTTTGTTCCTACAAATTCATAATTTAGAATAAGAATAAGCAGATCATTTTACTACTAGATAGTCTATTTTTCACTTATCATTGTCAAAGTAACTGATCACGTAGTAAAACATCAGACAACTGCCAAATAATGCCTATACAATTGGAGGTTTAGTGTAAGTAATGAAATCTACGTCTGTAAAAACAAAAGTAAATAACAAAAATGTGAATTGCCTAATAGCATAAGAAATAGTACCCAGGAAGTGTGACCAAATTTAGCTCAGATGGAGCCCACTGCTTAAAAACCTCGAGGGAAAATCCTCCACTAATCATCCCAGGTGTCGCAAAGAGAACACAAGGTCCAGGTGCATTAACAAGAGATCGGTCCAAAGGACACACTGAATGATCACACACACCATAAAAGCAATGTTAAGCCTAGAAATTACATGAATAAATGTGATTGAAATTTGAGGTTTCAAGTTACTTGGTGATTAGCATTCAAGTTACTTGGTGATTACCACAGGAAAATAGAGAAATGAAATAAAGGATAATTGAAGAAAATAATTATGTGCTATATGATATTGCATGCAAGTTTTTCTAATCTTCTTTAAAGCAAATTGTATATCAATAATATTTCATCTGTTTAATCATATCATGTCATGATAACTAAAATGTCAAAGGAGTGTCCTCCAGAGCACTCTACTCTGAAGACTAACTCCAAGCATTCTTCAGGAGAAGATCCTCGAGAGCACTCTACAAAGAAGTGTTAAGATTGCAGACGGATCATTGGAAAGGTCAACCTAATAATTGCAAAAATCCGTCCTACAAAAAGAGGTGCTCACCAACATCAAAGTTTCAGCAAAATGCTTGCTTAGTTCCTACGTGGATGGGAATTTACAATTTTGCCACCTCCTCAGGGACCTCCCAAGTAAACTGTTCTTGCAACACTATTAAATTGCATAACATAATGATCAAAGCTTGTTTCTTCTATTTTAGATTCAACCTCCTGGACCTCTACAAACTGCCTCTGTTCTTGTCTAGATGATAACCATGAGTTCACTGCATGCACATACAATGATTCCTGAAATTATGTGTCCACCTAATCAACTATCATACAGcactaaaatattttaatataacagCCAGCACTTTTCATATACCAACATTTCAAACAAGGCGCATAAGAAAAAGCAAATTGGACATGAAGAATAAATTATTCAAGAAAATACCATGTTTGAAGTCATATGTATTGCGCACTGATGAAGTGTCTTTGATCTTTTGGCTTGCCCATCCAATAAACATCTTATAATACATATTTGCTTGAATTGTCAAACCTGAAAAGTGTCACCACATGCAAACAACATGATCTTGTGTCTACATATTACTATTACTTTAAAAAGAACAATTATAATATACAATAAAACATTAAAGTAGAGCGCTAAAGTGGAAGAAATAAGTTGTATTATTGTAATTGTAAAGAGATGCCTATTACAtactaaaaataggaatcaacCTAAAAACCTATTATGCAAATTCTCTTACTTCAATAACACACTACATCCCAAAGTGGAACAGAAAACCTAAGGCTTTGTTGCCAAAAGGAAGGAAATTACTAGGAAAATATAAAGGTAGGAAGTAAATATTCATAAGACAAGAATTGTAAAATATTTTCCGCTGACTGtttccttggagggaaaaaaaagagagggaaacttatttttaaaatcttaattattaaaattatctaaataataataatttatttaagttcaAATTTTGAGCTCCATTGCATGTGAAAGTGAATTTATGCTCGAATTCAATGGAAGCATATATAAGAATACTAGGGAAAGATTTCCTTTGACTTTCCCTTCCCTCCCTTGTTTCTACCAAAATGGAAGGAAGGTGCTGCCGGGATAATTTTCtatccttttatttccttcttgGTTTGATTTCCTGTAGGAAATTCATCCTATACTATGCAAAAGCATTGCAAGCAATCATTTCTACATCCAGTGGCCAATGTTGAAATAAGTACTGACATCAATACATAATTTAATAATACTGCACCAATTCAATGGTATAAAAAGCACATAGCAAACATTATATATTTCCTTCCAGTATTTGGCATGAATGGACATGTTTATTACTTAGACTCTTTTGTGACATTGTGAAAAGAAAGTTTTCCCTACATCCTTCTATAAAGAAATAGGACAAATCTTTATGATTGAGATGAATCACACTTGCTGCCCAGCTCAAATTAAAAATGCATAGGACAGCTCTATATTAATAGTAGATAAACAAGAATCCATCTAAAATGAAATGAGGAAAACAAGATATTCTTCATCCTAAAACTGCAATCtgccaataaataaataaataaaaaataaaggaaagataAAAACTCAAAAGGACATACCAGCAGAGAAGTAGATGGGGACCTTTAACTTCATTCGTTCCCAGTAATCATCCAATAAAATGCAAAGTTCCTGAAACACAAGATATTTTCATGAGAAGAAATGGCACCATCAGTGACAATGATTACTTTAGCTAAGGAACACATCATTTCAATCCAATGTAAACTTGCTACCAATATCTAGTACAAGGAGATTCTCATATAATGTAATCCTTTGATAATGCTCCATTGTTAAGGATTTTTCTTGTGGAATGTGAAGCCAGTTCCCAGTGTATCAATTGATCCAacgttacaaaaaaaaaattgtaaatcaCCTTCTTGTCCAAGTGACTTCTCCTTTACTTTGTATAAAAAAATAcagacattcatatatccaaaCTTTACATCTGCTAACCGAGATCCAAATGACCAATGCCAAAATAGTTAGAATCAAATAGGTACTCTCAAATAAATTCGATTTCTCTTACTGGATGATCATGAATACTTCCAATAGAGGGGCACAATTGCCATTTAGGTTCAAGGTATACGATAGTGGGTGTAAATTGAGCTTCAGTCTACTGTGTAGATGCACTTCTACATATTTGCAAACATAATCATCGAAATTTAGGGTAGAATTCTTAGGAGGATAGGAGAAAAAGGAAGCAAGAAAGAAGGGATGACAAGTTTGGCAAAGTAAACAATAGTGACCAAAAACTAATACTTAACAAACTTTAAAAGTTGTGTTAGCTAGTACCTGTGCTCTCCCCAAGGCAAATGTTGGGATGAGAACTTTTCCTCCTCCAGCAACACATTTGTGAACCTAAGCAATATAAGGAATGATATAGGAAATCCTAAATTCAGTGATTGAAATGCCAAAAAAGGTTAAACAGAATAAAGCCTAAGCAACCTCATGGACCGGATAGAACTTTTAACTTTTAGTTGTATTTTTACTTGTATATAAACGCTACAAAGGGTCACATTGTTACCCTTTTTTATTTTGATCAAATTAAGTTTAAGGCACGCACAGTTCATTTATGGAAAGGTGTAATTATTTATTTGAATAATATCTAAAGATTTTTAACAAATCATGATACCAAACCATTTGTGGCcgaccaaaaaaaaaaacttgcttATCATTGGCTGTTTTGATTAACATCAATAGTTGCACTAATAGAACTCATATTTAGTAAATGTATCTCTGTTGTTGGCATTAACAGTTATGTGTGAAGAACTATCAATTGCATGACTTAAGTTAGTTACTCAAACTAACCATTATTTGACTCAAGCTAAGAATGACATATTAAATAATGTCAACCTACAGTGGAATAGTGTTAAAGATTGAGGTGAAATAACAACTAttataaattgtaaaaataaatactaaaaaacGAGAACTCTAAGCCTAGCCTTTTACTAGAGTACCTGACCGCTCATATAGACGTGGAAGAGTGGGTCACCTACCGTCAAAATTTTTTTGCCCAAGGGTGCTATATTATTATTTATCATCAATTAGGATTTTAACGCacattttctataaaattatgaATAACTCGAGAACCTAACTCTGCCAATTCACTTCTTAACAGATATCTTAGTGAGGATTAAAGGGTGATAATTCAAAGTGAATATAATTGCCATAATAAATATTGATAATTAAATGAATTTACTTATGGAGAATAGATTTTGA contains:
- the LOC121997632 gene encoding cleavage and polyadenylation specificity factor subunit 3-II-like isoform X2, whose protein sequence is MIYAKVGESTILYTGDYNMTPDRHLGAAQIDRLQLDLVITESTYATTIRDSKYAREREFLKAVHKCVAGGGKVLIPTFALGRAQELCILLDDYWERMKLKVPIYFSAGLTIQANMYYKMFIGWASQKIKDTSSVRNTYDFKHVCPLDRSLVNAPGPCVLFATPGMISGGFSLEVFKQWAPSELNLVTLPGYCVAGTIGHKLMSGKPTKVDLDKETQIDVRCQIHQLSFSPHTDAKGIMDLIGFLSPKHVMLVHGEKPKMASLRERIQSELRIPCCYPANNEIVLIPTTPSVKVGATKKFIRRCSTSALGKTDDKLLISCSTSNEASGAQGILVMEKTKTAKIIDEDELVHTLGLEEHKVLYALCCPVEFSTMELATNEANIISLCESSLMVVDVPTSSTTEDVNSAENRSSLHSLLVKFRAKIDCTNIQVAPAHLQLRSFHVSVCSNEDCKYRMKNKNDIPKSMVYFCCRWSPVDDKFARELLQIMEQLNSSC
- the LOC121997632 gene encoding cleavage and polyadenylation specificity factor subunit 3-II-like isoform X1, with product MEVLGAAMIYAKVGESTILYTGDYNMTPDRHLGAAQIDRLQLDLVITESTYATTIRDSKYAREREFLKAVHKCVAGGGKVLIPTFALGRAQELCILLDDYWERMKLKVPIYFSAGLTIQANMYYKMFIGWASQKIKDTSSVRNTYDFKHVCPLDRSLVNAPGPCVLFATPGMISGGFSLEVFKQWAPSELNLVTLPGYCVAGTIGHKLMSGKPTKVDLDKETQIDVRCQIHQLSFSPHTDAKGIMDLIGFLSPKHVMLVHGEKPKMASLRERIQSELRIPCCYPANNEIVLIPTTPSVKVGATKKFIRRCSTSALGKTDDKLLISCSTSNEASGAQGILVMEKTKTAKIIDEDELVHTLGLEEHKVLYALCCPVEFSTMELATNEANIISLCESSLMVVDVPTSSTTEDVNSAENRSSLHSLLVKFRAKIDCTNIQVAPAHLQLRSFHVSVCSNEDCKYRMKNKNDIPKSMVYFCCRWSPVDDKFARELLQIMEQLNSSC